From the genome of Apostichopus japonicus isolate 1M-3 chromosome 17, ASM3797524v1, whole genome shotgun sequence:
GTTTTAATGATGACGAAATGTTTCTAATGCAATCCTTAATGTTTTTCCAGGTCCTTCCTGAAAAATTGGCTGGATAATTTTCCATGCATACTAAAATCTTATCCTTTCCAGGAATGGTCCCTCTCTTGATGTATTTCTTGAAGTGTTTAGTTAAAATATCCTTGTCTTCTTCTGGCCACTTTCTTGGAATGCCTTTTAAAGAGAGAAATGCCAAAATACAGGAAAACTAAGTCACTTCATTTATCAATATAattgttattttcaaaattagacAGTGACTCAAAGTCGAAAATTTTTGTGGCATTGCAAAAAACATAAATGGATAACTTCTATCAGTCATGCAACATACCAAAATAAATTCCTTGACTCTTtgagatattaatatttttatactgTATACTCATCAATTTCAGAAGGTGGAATTCATAGTTTATGACACATTCCTGTCAGAAACAACACATGAAGTGGCTAGGATGCATATGATAGACTATTCTCTTATCAAAGGACAAGATAACAATTTAAACTTAACAAGGACATGTCTTAGTAAGTATGCAGTATCTATATAATACTTGAAGAcaagaaatatatcaatatttaggTAATAGAAGTTTGCAACTTTCTGCATCCTTTTGTATGATTTTCACAACCTCATTGACCTCACAATGCCATAACGTCATACAAAAGAAgaaatctaacttcaaatggtgaaattaaaagaaaaaagttagAACTTTCAACATTGTCTCAaagaaattttctgaaaaagaATTGCtgaatatcttagtttgcttttttgtgattgatacatgtagaaaacttgatggacatgtcacaAGGGTGGAAAATGGCgacaaaatgcaaaaagctGCTTAAAGTTTGCTACAAAGGAGCTAACCACTCTTCAAAAAGCAGGACatatatagaaaaataaatgtACTTAAAATAAGTTTGTATTCAATCGACTATCACCAACCATAGCAAATTTTATGCCTCAAGTTTAAGTATTTTGTTATGAAACTAGGCTTTGCTAGTGCTTCTCAATTTGTGTTTCCAAGATGAGCATTTGGAAAGTTAGTTAGttattctcattttttctccATCACCAGGTGAGAAAGAAATCCATAAACATACAAAGTACGCAGACAGTCCATCTGTCTACTCAGTAGCCTTCATCACTCAATATACATCAAAGCCACAACTAACATTTCTTACCGGAAGTGTTTTTTGGTTTCCTTTCTGTTTTTGAGGTACTTGGCTGAGCATCCTTAGCTCTATAACACATCTGTTCagaatgttcaggaatttctgtaaaacagaaataaaattatGCATTACATTTACAGCAGCACACATAAAACTAATAcacatcaaaactttgattcATTCAATGAAGTAGGTCTTTAGATCAAAGCCACAACAAGTGACATTTCTCACCTGAAGTCATTTTATCCATCTTTTCATTCTGCTCAATTGTTTCACCTTCCTCCTCCAAGACCTGAGTAAGTTCTGTAGAGGAAAAAGTTTTTTCTATGAAATTAGCTCAGCAACCTACATAACACTCAGAAAgtaacatgatttctcataaaATGTAAGGATTGTTTTATACAAGATTTGGAAGACCCTAACTAATGTTATAAGAGTTGTTAAGTATGTCATACTTAGTAGACTAATTGGTTCACTGCCCTCATTCTTTAAAATTTACCCAGCTTTCATATTAGCAAACTTTGAATCCAGTAGTACATCAACAGTAATTGATCCAAACATAAATGTTAGGCAAACTTAAGATGCACTTATgaacatgcttttttttttatatagaaattttccacacaaacaacaaattcaACCCGCAGCTACCATCTATATTGCAGTTTAGTGACTTGAATCTAGAGAATGAAGGATATGTCTTTAAAAACTAATGACCCAAGGTACAGACTAGTATCAGAAATACATTCTTAAATAGGTGGTGTCATCTTCAAAGATCTGTAGTACAAAATGCCCCAGCATTGTCAGCAGACTTTGCATGATGtcacttttatttcattttttgttttggtgcGTTTCATCTGCGAGTCAAAATCTACACATATACGATAGTTGTGCAGTAGTTCTGCTCTCCTACGTGCGGTGATTTATTTATACAGCCCAGCCATCTCATTGCAGTTTTAACTTCTGTAAACATACCTATTTCGTCCAACGAGATCTCGTCTAAGGTCCTcccaacaaaatttgaagacttGCCCGAGTCGACTGCCATGAGTAGTTTTGCTACTTTTGCCTTTTCTAGGGTGCTGCTTGGAAGCCTATAATGTTGATGGTGAACAGCCATAGAATGGCCCAAGTGCTCAGCAAGCCATTGAGCTTGGTGCTCCCCCAGGGCAAACACTTGTACCTCACTTCAAAGCCTTCCTTATCGCACTTTAGTTCAACATGATGGAAGCAGTCCTGTTGTGGGGTGATCCTTTTATGAAACTACACAAAAAGAgataacatcacaaaacatATAACATCAAGAAAACACATGCAGTGACTTTGAAAGCAGTTAaaagcagaagcaaaatgatGTTTTAGACATCCTAACCTGAAATAAACCTATACATACATCACCCGATACTGGCTCCATGTAGTTCCAAGTAGCTAGCTCATCTTTTAAGTGAGAAGTACTGAAATAATGTAAGAAATGCCACTTCAACTAAAATTACAGAAATGTCCAATGGGCATTTCCATGAAAAAGTGGACATGGgctcaaaatataaaatctgcAATCACATTTTGTCATTGGTTAAATGTTGTTGCAAACATATCCAAGTTTGTGGAATCAATATGATACCTTCCTAAATATTGATTGAATTTTAGAAATTTGCATATGAAGTGAAAGGATGCTGTAATGCAAATTTTGTGCacaaattattaacaaatttgtttttgttctcctaAGAAATTAAATGGTAATACTCAACTGATTTGTACATTTATTGCTTACATAGTGCACTAACTTCAGATATCACTACCAACCTTTTgaatatataatcaaaaataatatattttttgctttattcaaacCTCTATGTACTGTAGCTGATGTAACATGAgttattgaaattattattttttccccatACATCAAATATGACACTATTAAAAATCTCATAATTGGATTTTGGTTTCTACTCATCATCTCAAATGtgaaacaagtaaagaaatgttGTGCACCCCACTATGTTAAGTAGGGTAGGTGATGCAAATGGTAACGTGAGTTACCATGTTACGTGAGTTATCATACAGTATTATCATGCTTATAATGTCAGTGTAGTAGACAATTATGGAATAACAATTAGTTAAAAACCACTTGCGATTAtcactattttttagttatcccgtctataatccattaatAACATCTGGTAAATGTCAGTCTTTccatttatgaaataaatgaatgaaaaaataataattgtaaaaattctttcaatttcttccacatggtagcctaacacctcACTAAGTCAATCgggtaatctagcctaaccatctgtttattgctgaaattgtgacacagttataagatatctatggaatacttatattattgctattatctttgaccacatggtagcctaacaccacactaagtcaatgggaaaatcttgcatAACCATCggtatgcaaaaaaaaatgtcacactttgcataggattcgggtaataagttaggaaccgggtagtatcacgacgggtgggtacccggatacccctTGCAAACACTAGTTAATGTGCGTGTAAATGTCTTACAATTTAACCCTTTCGTATGCTAAAAGGAATTTTGATTTTGGTACATTAAGCTAGGCCAGATATAAGAAACGGGGGCTGCTAATGCTGTTAGACAGTGTTAGACATAGTAACCCATAACCATAtagatattataaaacttactggtttatatatttacttcgttccccacttacctgtctccccacaacctatgcaccgcattctaccgtgtctagaatgccctggtaatcttttaacactgtacaccctcactggcccaaatggccttccttcatttttctacccacaaagtgtctcaatgtgtttttcggagttagaaaaattttcgcgaaattcgcccggattacctCGGATCAACATGAAATATTCCTCAATACTATCACAGGGCCTATTTAACCTCGCCACTTGCAATTTAACAAACTTTATCATTGATGTCAATTGTTTTGGCCATTTCCTCCACTGTTCATTGGCTCTACTGTTGAATGATATGGAGCACTGCAGTGATTCCTACATAATATGAAACtgcaaataagttaataacagTTACACTGTGTTACAAAGTGAACACAAGAAGTAATTTTATTAAAGCTTGAAACTGTTACATAAAAATTAGTAAGATTGAATTGTGTCAGcaacttattttttattaactgtTATGCGTGGACAAATTGTAACGTGAGTTACCGTGTCTTGCATCATTTTTATGCAACTGGACAATGATATAGGAATTTTTTGGCAACCTATATGTTTACTATAGTAGGTAAGGTATAACTACCAAATTTCACTTGTCTTAGAGTTCACTTAGTATGAGGACactttttaagtaaaatttgtttaccaGTTTTGGCGCTTTTAGATATGTACGTGAGTTACCGACTCAATTTTCCCTATACAATCTACATGAAGcaaatttttgattttttttttttacttaggtATGCCGTCAGCATTGTGGTAACTACTATAGAAGAAGTAATGTTGTGTTAGTAAAATATATGGTACAAAGAGAAGACGAAAAACATCAGAAATTAATGTGAGTTACCGTGGAAAtgcaaaacttgacaaaaaaTGTTAGTTTATGACTAACTCAAAAAACAAGTAAGATAAAACAACAAGAGCAGCAATATCTCAAAGACAACGGTACTTAGCCGTGTGTTAAAGGTTAATAACCACTGTGGTTTCTCAAGTTCTGTAATAGTAATATGCATGATACCAAGTTTAATATAACCATCATGTAATGTACCTGTTAAAATCTAACTTAAATTTGCAGTTctacaatttgcatattcacacatttgaccctgtgaggCTGTGACCCCgttaataaatatgatatacaaGGAACCAAAACATTTAAGGTCTGATACAATGCTACCAGTGAAATAAACTTCTCTTCTTTAGACTGTACTGAGAGTTTCACATTTTAATCAGATAACTTGACTATCTATAAAGCAGACTGTATGTGCTAATACCATGGAAGCGCTACAGTAATACAATGTACCTGGCAGTTAACAAACCTTTGAAGTCAAAACTAaaagaaaccccccccccaacatgaccccccaaaaaagtaaatggtttattcataaagtGCCCATTTGTTGTGAATAAAATGAGACTACTGgtctaaccagggagttgtccataacaactccctggacaGAGCATGAATTTTCTCTATGCAGACTCTTTCCAAATGCATAAGCTTTATCACTGTGCAAATGGGTTACAGTACATGCTTGTAGTGATACCATATGCATTCCTCCTCTCTAGTGACTGTTCCCAGTAGCAAGACATATGATCCCATCCAGCTCTCACATAGGCCTATGGTCTTCTTGTAATGACTATACACAGTGAATTCATGAGAGTTCAATCTGGCTGTAAGGCATGTTTATAAATGAAATCTGATACATTCCTTTCGAAGTTGCAAAGAAAACAAGTGCACTATTTCAATGGTTTCTTCCTTATAAGATGGGAGTATACTGTTGTCTACATAATAACTACCAAATGGGAAAATTTCCTGTTCATCCTAGAATTGCCTTTCCCATGGATAGTTTGAATGCACCAAGTAACTTCACTGACACAAACTACTTGTAAGGCCTGTAATGATaaatattttctgtaagttAAGTCCTATTATgcattttattgtaaaataaccTCACAAGGAAACCAAATtgtcttttatttctttgcaaTGTCACACCTTcacattgatgaaattttgaaataacaatTAAACCCAAATAGGCCAAAAGCCTGTCCcatatgatttcaccccatttagcccagaaggtttgaccccttaaagttacttagaccatctaggccattcacaaaaaaattgtcagctcaaccccagtggtcgggttcagaccccagaccccctgaaaaAGACCCCCCGGGCGGgttaatttcaccccatctagcccatggaccaaactttgtcagaaggaagtagtatggttgtacattacaaaaaaggcaaaactgacaaaattcctggtcgggaaggggttgtcagaccccccactaagtcacccccagtcgggttgatttcaccccatctagcccatggaccaaactttggcaaaaggaagtagcatggtagtatgttacaaaaatggaaaaactgacAAACTTGTTGGTCGGGAAGGTGatgtcagacccccacaaagtTTACCCTGACCCACCCCCCAAAAGGCAGGTTGATtgcaccccatctagcccatggaccaaactttgtcagaaggaagtagtatggctgtacattacaaaaaaggcaaaactgacaaaattcctggttgggaaagggttgtcagaccccccactatgTCACCCCTAGTCGGGTTAATTTCACCCTATCTAGCCCATgtaccaaactttgtcagaaggaagtagtatggctgtacattacaaaaaaggcaaaactgacaaaattcctggtcgggaaggggttgtcagacccccacaaagtttaccctgacccacccccaaaaggcgggttgattgcaccccatctagcccatggaccaaactttgtcagaaggaagtagtatggctgtacattacaaaaaaggcaaaactgacaaaattcctggttgggaaagggttgtcagaccccccactaagtcacccccagtcgggttaatttcaccctatctagcccatggaccaaactttgtcagaaggaagtagtatggctgtacattacaaaaaaggcaaaactgacaaaattcctggtcgggaaggggttgtcagaccccccactaggtcacccccagtcgggttgatttcaccccatctagcccatggaccaaactttggcaaaaccaaactttgtcaaaagttagtagtatggatgtacattacaaaaagtaaaactgacaaaattcccagtCGGGGAGGTGTTGTCAGACCCCAACAAATGTCACCCTCACCCACTccaaaaggcgggttgatttcaccccatcttaGCCCACAGACTTAACTTTGTCGAAAGGAATTAGTATGtctgtacattaaaataaaggaaaatctgacaaaattgctggtcgggaaggggttttCGGACCCCCCAAAAGGTGCCCCCACCCAGCCAATTCAATTCACGCAATCTAATCATAGAccagaattttgtttaaagaaagtattcaagacattgtattataaaacatggaaaaactTACCGAATGGTCTGAAAGCAAAGATGTACCCATTCTGGTCACATGGGCcacttttgtatttgtgtaacataatatataccGTAAAAGCAAGAAATGGATACATGTAGAACCaggaacaaatgttaaatatgaaaagtttttacacTTGTAAAGCAGATTCCTTTGcatgaaaaatgtagaaaataacaacatgctTTCAACAGGAC
Proteins encoded in this window:
- the LOC139984383 gene encoding uncharacterized protein, which encodes MAVHHQHYRLPSSTLEKAKVAKLLMAVDSGKSSNFVGRTLDEISLDEIELTQVLEEEGETIEQNEKMDKMTSEIPEHSEQMCYRAKDAQPSTSKTERKPKNTSGIPRKWPEEDKDILTKHFKKYIKRGTIPGKDKILVCMENYPANFSGRTWKNIKDCIRNISSSLKLPSI